In Nitrospirota bacterium, a genomic segment contains:
- the nuoI gene encoding NADH-quinone oxidoreductase subunit NuoI yields MTFKAWIKTVTFYELIVGMKATMSHLLHYKPITLQYPHEKRTLPDNYRGMLSLLRYDDGTEKCVGCDLCEAACPSRVIRVVSAEVPGEPTKRYSKEYYMDMTRCLFCGLCVDACPVDALGMTREYEWSVYDKRQLHLNKEQLLAIGDRSFPVREKQLELQHPNVAFFNVAFKHLPQKPD; encoded by the coding sequence ATGACTTTCAAGGCGTGGATCAAAACCGTTACGTTTTACGAGCTCATCGTCGGGATGAAAGCGACGATGTCGCATCTCCTGCATTACAAGCCGATCACCTTGCAATACCCCCATGAAAAGCGGACGCTGCCGGACAACTATCGTGGCATGCTTTCCCTGTTGCGATACGACGACGGGACGGAAAAATGTGTCGGCTGCGATCTGTGCGAAGCCGCCTGCCCATCGCGTGTCATCCGTGTGGTCAGCGCAGAAGTACCCGGCGAACCGACGAAGCGTTACTCAAAAGAATATTACATGGATATGACACGCTGCCTGTTCTGCGGCTTGTGTGTCGATGCTTGTCCGGTCGATGCCCTCGGCATGACGCGCGAATACGAGTGGTCGGTGTACGACAAACGGCAACTGCACCTCAACAAGGAACAATTGCTCGCCATCGGCGACCGGTCGTTCCCGGTTCGCGAGAAGCAGTTGGAACTCCAGCACCCGAACGTGGCGTTTTTCAACGTCGCGTTCAAACACCTGCCGCAAAAACCTGACTGA
- a CDS encoding NADH-quinone oxidoreductase subunit J, which produces MEQAFFFYFAFVIAATSVLVVALRNPIYSTLALLIMFFHVAGLYVTLHAEFLAAVQIIVYAGAILVLYLFVVMLLNLKQDVRYHRQWPIAAVVGVSLAVEALILTAMKGWTTPAAATGTETAIAGVGNTETIGDVLYTTYLFPFEVASVILLVAMIGAIVLAKKDIGEREA; this is translated from the coding sequence ATGGAACAGGCATTCTTTTTCTATTTTGCGTTCGTCATTGCGGCCACATCGGTGCTCGTCGTCGCGTTGCGCAATCCTATTTATAGCACGCTGGCGTTGCTGATCATGTTTTTCCACGTGGCGGGGCTCTATGTCACGCTCCACGCAGAATTCCTCGCTGCCGTTCAAATCATCGTCTACGCCGGCGCCATCTTGGTCCTCTACCTCTTCGTCGTCATGTTGCTGAATCTGAAACAAGATGTCCGCTACCATCGGCAATGGCCCATCGCCGCGGTGGTGGGCGTGAGCCTGGCCGTCGAGGCCCTCATCCTCACGGCGATGAAGGGCTGGACGACCCCTGCCGCGGCAACCGGCACAGAAACGGCGATCGCCGGAGTAGGCAATACGGAAACCATCGGAGACGTACTCTATACCACCTATTTGTTTCCCTTCGAGGTGGCGTCCGTGATCCTACTCGTGGCGATGATCGGCGCCATCGTGCTCGCGAAAAAAGACATTGGAGAGCGTGAAGCGTGA
- the nuoK gene encoding NADH-quinone oxidoreductase subunit NuoK, with product MTVPLSYYLVLSGIMFLTGVIGVLLRRNIIIILLSVELMLNATNINFVAFSQYFHNVAGQVFVFFTLTVAAAEVAVGLAIIIALYRAKSTINIDEFQLLKW from the coding sequence ATGACGGTCCCGTTGTCCTACTATCTTGTGCTGAGCGGCATCATGTTCCTGACGGGAGTGATCGGGGTGCTCCTTCGGCGGAATATCATCATCATCTTGCTGTCGGTCGAATTGATGTTGAACGCGACAAACATTAACTTTGTCGCCTTTTCGCAATACTTCCACAATGTGGCAGGGCAGGTCTTCGTCTTCTTTACCCTCACCGTCGCCGCGGCGGAAGTCGCAGTCGGATTGGCCATCATCATTGCCCTGTATCGAGCCAAATCGACGATCAACATCGACGAATTTCAATTGCTGAAGTGGTAG
- the nuoL gene encoding NADH-quinone oxidoreductase subunit L — translation MTYALIPLLPFAAFLILGIFGHWIKDKAHLVAVPAVVVSWLLALMVFFDVAGGHQTSFPLYTWLTSGLLDIHIGFSIDRLTAVMLLLVTTVSSLVHIYTIGYMHGDSGYARFFSYIALFTFSMLMLVMADNLLQLFIFWEAVGLCSYLLIGHWYDRPAACSAATKAFIVNRVGDFGFMLGLLLVWYSFGSLDYSEIFVRAHESAGEVINVLGPFGGTWDISLLTLICVLLFTGAVGKSAQVPLHVWLPDAMEGPTPISALIHAATMVTAGVFMVARLAPLYNLSSTAMALVAITGGVTMVVGATIALTQTDIKRVVAYSTVSQLGYMIMACGLGAYAAGMYHLLTHGAFKALLFLGCGSVIIALHHEQDMRRMGGLKHKLPITYWTFVVGSLALAGFPLTSGFFSKDHLLVAAWSAGPLGQVLTVLGLVTALMTAFYSFRLVFVTFWGPSHVDPHHADHVHEPSNTMTLPLIVLAIFSILTGYLGIPEFLDPMFETAAGEAAHGGGASTGIMAVATGMGLLGIACAYYVYVLNPALPDRLAQLWQSLYRASLNKWYVDEVYDRTIVRPTFAGATGLWKRVDVNVIDGAVNGVARAIAWGGWLLRLTQSGQAQHYALGMALGAVVLFTMFFFL, via the coding sequence ATGACGTACGCACTGATCCCACTGCTTCCCTTCGCGGCGTTCCTGATTCTCGGGATTTTCGGACATTGGATCAAGGATAAGGCCCATCTCGTCGCCGTTCCAGCCGTTGTCGTGTCGTGGCTGCTGGCGCTCATGGTCTTCTTCGATGTCGCCGGCGGGCACCAGACGAGCTTCCCGCTTTACACCTGGCTGACCTCGGGTCTGCTCGATATTCACATCGGCTTCTCCATCGACCGGCTCACAGCTGTCATGCTGCTTCTCGTCACGACCGTGAGTTCACTGGTCCATATCTATACCATCGGCTACATGCACGGAGATTCCGGGTACGCACGGTTTTTCAGCTATATCGCGCTCTTCACCTTCTCGATGCTGATGTTGGTGATGGCGGACAACCTGCTTCAACTCTTTATCTTCTGGGAAGCCGTCGGACTCTGTTCCTATTTGCTCATCGGCCACTGGTACGATCGTCCGGCTGCTTGCTCCGCTGCGACGAAGGCCTTCATTGTCAACCGTGTCGGCGACTTCGGCTTCATGCTCGGGCTGCTGCTGGTCTGGTACAGCTTTGGATCGCTCGACTATTCAGAAATCTTCGTGCGCGCGCACGAGTCGGCAGGCGAAGTCATCAACGTCCTCGGTCCGTTTGGAGGAACCTGGGATATCTCCCTGCTCACGCTCATCTGCGTCTTATTGTTTACCGGCGCAGTCGGTAAATCGGCTCAGGTGCCGCTCCACGTCTGGCTGCCGGATGCGATGGAAGGCCCCACTCCCATCTCGGCGCTCATTCATGCTGCGACAATGGTCACCGCCGGCGTGTTCATGGTCGCGCGATTGGCTCCCCTCTATAATCTGTCTTCTACCGCCATGGCGCTCGTCGCGATCACGGGCGGAGTCACCATGGTCGTTGGGGCGACCATTGCCCTGACCCAGACCGACATCAAGCGCGTGGTTGCCTATTCGACCGTCAGTCAGCTCGGCTACATGATCATGGCCTGCGGGCTCGGTGCCTATGCCGCCGGCATGTATCACCTCTTGACACACGGTGCCTTCAAGGCCCTGCTGTTTCTCGGTTGCGGGTCCGTCATCATCGCCCTGCATCACGAACAGGATATGCGGCGTATGGGCGGGCTGAAACACAAATTGCCGATTACCTATTGGACGTTCGTGGTGGGCTCGCTCGCCCTCGCGGGATTCCCCCTGACGTCAGGATTCTTCAGCAAGGACCATCTGCTCGTCGCGGCCTGGTCGGCTGGACCCCTCGGTCAGGTCCTGACCGTGCTCGGCCTCGTGACGGCGCTGATGACGGCGTTCTATAGTTTCCGGCTGGTCTTCGTGACATTCTGGGGTCCCTCGCATGTCGATCCTCATCATGCGGACCACGTCCACGAGCCTTCGAACACGATGACCCTGCCGCTGATCGTCTTGGCTATATTCAGCATCCTCACAGGCTATCTTGGCATTCCAGAGTTTCTTGACCCCATGTTCGAGACGGCCGCGGGCGAGGCGGCTCACGGTGGAGGAGCCTCCACCGGCATCATGGCAGTGGCCACCGGCATGGGATTGCTCGGAATCGCATGCGCCTATTATGTCTATGTGCTCAACCCGGCCCTGCCGGATCGACTTGCTCAACTGTGGCAGTCGTTGTATCGGGCTTCGCTGAACAAATGGTATGTCGACGAGGTCTACGACCGGACGATCGTTCGCCCCACCTTTGCCGGCGCAACCGGACTGTGGAAGCGCGTGGATGTCAACGTGATCGACGGTGCAGTGAACGGCGTGGCCCGCGCGATCGCTTGGGGAGGGTGGCTCTTGAGGCTCACGCAAAGCGGACAGGCGCAACATTATGCGCTTGGGATGGCGCTCGGGGCCGTGGTCCTTTTTACGATGTTCTTCTTCTTATAA
- a CDS encoding NADH-quinone oxidoreductase subunit M — MTSSFPWLSLLLLLPLAGAVAMSFATESTARWIALVATLADLCVALPLWWLFDPQASQMQFTEHVAWITAPPIYYSLGLDGISLPLVLMTVGIMPLCVLASWNAITTRVPGFMAMLLIMETAMVGVFVALDFVLFYIFWEAMLIPMYLLIGVWGGANRLYAAIKFFLYTLAGSMLLLVAILVLYYYGGHTFDILALSQGTYPASLQMWLFLAFFAAFAVKVPMFPFHTWLPDAHVEAPTAGSVILASILLKMGTYGFLRFSLPMLPDASRVFTPMMVVLSIIAIIYGAYMALAQVDLKKLIAYSSVSHMGFVTLGLFVLNQQGIEGAVLQMVNHGITTGGLFLCVGIIYERTHSRLIADNVGLASPMPQYATLLVIFALSSLGLPGTNSFVGEFLVLVGTFSWSKIATAVASLGIILAATYLLWMVQRVVFGVPAAHHLPKLRDLNRREFATLVPLVLLIFWIGFYPNPLISRMHQSVTNTIASMSREKVAPTAHPSARITAPLLVEREEPLEIQGGLR, encoded by the coding sequence ATGACCAGTTCCTTTCCCTGGCTTTCGCTTCTCCTCCTGCTCCCCCTTGCGGGGGCTGTCGCGATGTCGTTCGCGACAGAATCGACCGCTCGATGGATTGCGCTGGTCGCCACGCTGGCTGATCTGTGTGTCGCCCTCCCGCTCTGGTGGCTCTTCGATCCACAGGCCAGTCAGATGCAGTTCACCGAACATGTTGCCTGGATTACTGCTCCCCCCATTTACTACAGCCTGGGGCTCGATGGAATCAGCCTCCCCTTGGTGTTAATGACCGTTGGGATTATGCCTCTCTGCGTCTTGGCCTCTTGGAATGCGATCACCACCAGAGTCCCAGGCTTCATGGCCATGCTGCTCATCATGGAAACGGCTATGGTGGGAGTATTTGTCGCGCTGGACTTCGTTCTGTTCTACATCTTTTGGGAAGCCATGTTGATTCCGATGTACCTTCTCATCGGCGTCTGGGGCGGTGCCAACCGACTGTATGCAGCCATCAAGTTCTTTCTGTACACCCTCGCAGGGAGTATGCTCCTGCTCGTCGCCATCCTCGTCCTGTACTATTACGGCGGGCACACGTTCGACATCCTCGCCTTAAGCCAAGGCACCTACCCTGCTTCACTGCAAATGTGGCTCTTTCTGGCGTTCTTCGCCGCCTTCGCGGTGAAGGTCCCCATGTTTCCATTTCACACCTGGCTTCCGGACGCCCACGTCGAGGCTCCAACAGCCGGCAGCGTCATCCTCGCCAGCATCCTCTTGAAAATGGGCACCTATGGGTTTCTGCGATTCAGTCTGCCGATGCTGCCGGATGCCAGTCGCGTCTTTACGCCCATGATGGTTGTCCTCTCCATCATCGCGATTATCTACGGCGCATATATGGCGCTGGCGCAGGTCGATCTCAAGAAGCTGATCGCCTATTCGAGTGTGAGTCACATGGGGTTCGTGACCCTGGGGCTGTTCGTCCTGAACCAACAGGGTATCGAAGGAGCCGTTCTCCAAATGGTCAACCATGGGATTACAACAGGTGGGCTGTTCCTCTGTGTCGGCATTATCTATGAGCGCACCCACAGCCGGTTGATCGCCGACAATGTCGGATTGGCATCACCGATGCCGCAGTATGCCACTCTGTTGGTGATCTTCGCCCTGTCCTCACTCGGTCTTCCAGGCACCAATAGTTTTGTCGGAGAATTTCTCGTGCTCGTCGGCACCTTCTCCTGGAGCAAGATTGCAACAGCCGTGGCGTCGTTGGGCATTATTCTCGCCGCCACGTATCTCCTGTGGATGGTCCAACGGGTGGTTTTCGGAGTCCCGGCCGCGCACCATCTTCCGAAACTCAGGGACCTCAACCGACGGGAGTTCGCGACCCTGGTGCCGTTGGTCCTGTTGATATTTTGGATCGGGTTCTATCCGAATCCTCTCATAAGCCGGATGCATCAGAGCGTGACCAACACCATTGCCTCCATGTCCCGCGAGAAGGTGGCACCGACTGCCCACCCCTCTGCCAGAATCACAGCGCCGTTGCTGGTGGAGAGAGAAGAGCCGCTGGAGATCCAAGGCGGATTGCGATGA
- a CDS encoding NADH-quinone oxidoreductase subunit N, with product MSLYGADLLALLPELIVLATACLVIVLDPITPASRRDLLAWLSVGALAICLGLTGWQISVENVRVSAFSDLVAIDAYARFWKTLLYGVTGVTIILSLPYLKAERIHVGEYYGFILLALSGMLVMVSAVDLLTIYLGTELMSISLYVMAGLNRSKPRSLEASAKYFVLGAFSSGILLYGISLLYGLAGSTKLVSIAGAIGSRGADDPLVLIATILVAVGFGFKLAAVPFHMWTPDVYQGAPTSVTAFMAVAAKAASFAAFIRVFVEGLGGLKADWSILFLLISIVTLLLGNFVAIVQTNIKRMLAYSSIVHAGYALIGFVAAGRGDGLSGGTPGLASVMMYLVIYSFMTLGAFAVIGMLRKGGIEGEEIEDFTGLAKRQPLAAFFMLVFMASLAGIPPTAGFIAKFYVFMAAVDAGMAWLAALALIFAAVSAYYYMRVVMVMYMRDPNPSSVALPHLATSPALSVVLACAVVGVILFGLFPNPLVSFALQSVLTLK from the coding sequence ATGAGTCTCTACGGCGCTGATCTCTTGGCCTTGCTTCCTGAACTCATCGTCCTCGCCACGGCCTGTCTCGTCATCGTGTTGGACCCCATCACTCCTGCGTCCAGACGCGATCTTCTGGCTTGGCTGAGTGTCGGTGCCCTTGCCATCTGTCTCGGGCTTACAGGCTGGCAGATCAGCGTGGAGAATGTTCGGGTGTCCGCCTTCAGCGATCTGGTGGCGATCGATGCCTATGCCAGGTTCTGGAAAACTCTCCTCTACGGCGTGACCGGCGTGACGATCATACTGTCCTTGCCCTATCTGAAGGCCGAGCGCATCCACGTCGGCGAATACTACGGGTTCATCCTCCTCGCCCTCTCCGGCATGCTGGTCATGGTTTCCGCTGTCGACTTGCTCACGATATACCTCGGCACCGAACTCATGTCCATCTCCCTCTATGTCATGGCCGGTCTCAACCGGTCGAAACCTCGCTCGCTGGAGGCCTCAGCCAAATATTTCGTCCTGGGGGCCTTTTCTTCGGGAATTCTGTTGTATGGCATCTCGTTGCTCTATGGCCTGGCCGGCAGCACCAAGCTGGTATCAATTGCGGGCGCCATCGGGTCTCGCGGGGCGGATGATCCTCTTGTGCTGATCGCGACGATCCTGGTTGCGGTCGGCTTCGGGTTCAAGCTCGCCGCGGTCCCGTTCCATATGTGGACGCCCGATGTCTATCAGGGCGCCCCAACCTCTGTCACGGCGTTCATGGCGGTGGCGGCAAAGGCTGCCAGCTTTGCCGCATTTATCCGTGTGTTCGTCGAAGGGCTCGGCGGGCTCAAGGCGGATTGGTCGATCCTGTTTCTGCTTATCTCCATCGTCACCCTGCTATTGGGCAATTTCGTCGCGATCGTGCAGACCAATATCAAACGGATGCTGGCCTATTCCAGCATTGTGCACGCAGGCTACGCGTTGATCGGTTTTGTCGCGGCAGGCCGGGGAGACGGCCTCTCCGGGGGAACACCGGGCCTTGCAAGCGTCATGATGTATCTCGTCATCTATTCGTTCATGACGCTCGGCGCCTTCGCCGTCATCGGCATGCTCAGGAAAGGCGGGATCGAGGGAGAGGAAATCGAGGATTTCACGGGTCTTGCAAAGCGGCAACCGCTCGCAGCTTTCTTCATGCTGGTCTTCATGGCCTCGCTTGCCGGCATTCCCCCGACCGCGGGCTTTATCGCCAAATTCTATGTGTTCATGGCGGCAGTCGATGCAGGAATGGCCTGGCTCGCCGCACTCGCCCTGATCTTCGCCGCCGTATCGGCGTACTATTACATGCGGGTGGTGATGGTGATGTACATGCGCGATCCCAATCCTTCTTCAGTTGCGCTGCCACACCTCGCCACGTCTCCGGCCCTATCCGTTGTGTTGGCCTGCGCTGTTGTCGGCGTGATCCTGTTCGGCCTCTTTCCCAACCCTCTCGTCAGCTTCGCGCTCCAGTCCGTCCTGACTCTCAAGTGA
- a CDS encoding YihY/virulence factor BrkB family protein, translated as MQPFRFLRDLVRSFLRHGCASLAASLAFFSLLSLFPLVFLLLYGLSFVVSQDVIGAQVILNALKGFLPSMGEHVVTELQRVSALETVRWAVFLTFVWFGTLVFYELDYALNVVFESTWKRHPLISTAIAVASLGVTGLVLILSYVATQAINFLTAYAPRLWGLDLLALAAHDLSLAYTLPFSLAFLVVTGLYRLVPRRRPRWREAMIGALTFSLLWVAAKLLFAIYSTYATVYGDLYGSLLEVILTLLWFYYSAALLLIGAEVAHSLQQQEQVLSATATRAPLSNPTSPDGPSV; from the coding sequence ATGCAGCCCTTTCGTTTTCTCAGAGACCTCGTACGATCGTTTCTGCGCCACGGATGCGCCAGTCTGGCGGCCTCTCTTGCATTTTTCTCTTTGCTCTCTCTCTTTCCTCTCGTCTTCCTCTTACTCTACGGCTTGAGTTTCGTGGTGAGTCAGGATGTGATCGGGGCACAGGTTATTCTCAATGCTCTCAAGGGTTTTCTCCCATCGATGGGAGAACATGTCGTAACGGAACTGCAGCGGGTGAGTGCGTTGGAAACAGTCAGATGGGCCGTGTTTCTGACCTTCGTCTGGTTCGGCACGCTGGTGTTCTACGAACTCGACTATGCGTTGAACGTCGTATTCGAGAGCACGTGGAAGCGACATCCCCTCATCTCAACCGCTATCGCAGTAGCCTCACTCGGCGTGACAGGACTCGTACTGATTCTTTCCTACGTCGCGACCCAAGCGATCAATTTCTTAACGGCCTACGCACCAAGACTTTGGGGGCTCGATCTCCTGGCCCTCGCAGCCCATGATCTGTCTCTCGCCTATACACTCCCCTTTTCGCTGGCCTTCCTCGTGGTCACGGGATTATATCGGCTCGTCCCACGGCGGCGGCCACGATGGCGTGAAGCGATGATCGGTGCTCTGACGTTCAGTCTTCTCTGGGTCGCAGCGAAACTCTTGTTCGCGATCTATAGCACCTACGCGACCGTGTACGGCGACCTCTATGGGTCCCTGTTGGAAGTCATTCTGACGCTCTTATGGTTCTACTACTCCGCAGCCCTTTTGCTGATCGGTGCTGAGGTTGCGCACAGCCTCCAACAACAGGAACAGGTACTGTCAGCTACGGCCACGAGAGCCCCCCTCTCGAACCCAACATCCCCGGATGGCCCATCAGTATGA